A section of the Leptotrichia sp. HSP-342 genome encodes:
- the metG gene encoding methionine--tRNA ligase: MSKAFYITTPIYYPNAAPHVGTAYTTIICDVVSRYKRLIGEEVGFMTGVDEHGQKIQEAAEKNGFTPQQWVDKMSLNFTTLWEKLNISNTDFMRTTQERHLKTVKEIIKRVHDKGDIYRGEYVGKYSVSEETFVPENQLVDGKYMGKEVIDVKETSYFFKLSKYENALLEHIEKNPDFIKPEGKKNEVIAFIKQGLQDLSISRTTFDWGIPLELEEGHVIYVWFDALNIYLTGAGFSTDTEQFDKFWTNGTVNHVVGKDILRFHAIIWPAMLMSAGIKLPDTIAAHGWWTVEGEKMSKSLGNVVNPEEEVEKYGLDAFRYYLMREATFGQDADYSKKAMVQRINADLANDLGNLLNRTIGMQKKYFNSEVVLNEVEESFDIEIKELWKNTLIDLDKHINNYQFSEALKDIWKFISRMNKYIDECEPWKLSKDESQKDRLSTVMYNLVDSLYKIAVLISPFMPETAQKMINQLGLEKDITKLHLDDIKEWKSYPFGNRLNEAVPLFPRIELEEEPKKEYNEDLKIENPITIDDFNKIEIKVVQIEKVEKIENADKLLKFIVNTGKEKRQIISGIAKWYPNEQELVGKKVQAILNLKPVELKGELSQGMLLTATEKKKTKLIIIDDEIKIGTTVK; encoded by the coding sequence ATGTCAAAAGCATTTTACATAACAACGCCAATTTACTATCCTAATGCGGCACCACACGTGGGAACAGCGTATACAACAATAATTTGTGATGTTGTTTCCCGATACAAAAGGTTAATTGGTGAAGAAGTTGGCTTTATGACTGGAGTCGATGAGCATGGGCAGAAAATTCAGGAAGCAGCTGAAAAAAATGGATTTACGCCACAGCAATGGGTAGATAAAATGTCTCTTAATTTCACAACTTTATGGGAAAAGTTAAATATTTCAAATACAGATTTTATGAGAACAACACAAGAAAGACATTTGAAAACTGTAAAAGAAATAATAAAGAGGGTGCATGACAAGGGAGATATTTATAGAGGAGAATATGTTGGTAAATATAGTGTTTCTGAAGAAACTTTTGTACCTGAAAATCAGCTTGTTGATGGAAAATATATGGGAAAAGAAGTCATTGATGTAAAAGAAACTTCATATTTCTTTAAATTATCTAAGTATGAAAATGCACTGTTAGAACATATCGAAAAAAATCCTGATTTTATAAAGCCTGAAGGTAAGAAAAATGAAGTAATTGCCTTCATAAAACAAGGGCTTCAAGATTTATCAATTTCAAGAACTACATTTGACTGGGGAATACCATTAGAACTAGAAGAAGGGCATGTAATCTACGTTTGGTTCGATGCATTGAATATTTACTTGACTGGTGCAGGATTTTCGACTGATACAGAGCAGTTTGATAAATTCTGGACTAACGGAACTGTAAATCATGTTGTTGGAAAAGATATTCTGAGATTTCACGCTATTATCTGGCCTGCGATGCTAATGTCGGCTGGAATAAAGTTGCCTGATACGATTGCAGCACATGGATGGTGGACTGTAGAAGGTGAAAAAATGTCAAAATCACTTGGAAATGTTGTTAATCCAGAGGAAGAAGTTGAAAAATACGGACTTGACGCTTTTAGATATTATCTGATGAGAGAGGCGACTTTTGGTCAGGATGCTGATTATTCTAAAAAGGCAATGGTTCAGAGAATAAATGCTGACTTGGCAAACGATTTAGGAAATTTACTTAATAGAACGATTGGAATGCAAAAAAAATATTTTAATTCAGAAGTTGTATTAAATGAAGTTGAAGAAAGTTTTGATATTGAAATTAAGGAATTATGGAAAAATACATTGATTGATTTGGATAAGCATATAAATAATTATCAATTTTCTGAGGCATTAAAGGATATTTGGAAATTTATTTCAAGAATGAATAAATACATTGATGAATGTGAGCCTTGGAAACTTTCAAAGGATGAAAGCCAAAAAGATAGATTGTCAACAGTCATGTATAATTTAGTGGATTCACTTTACAAAATTGCAGTGCTTATTTCACCATTCATGCCAGAAACTGCACAAAAAATGATAAATCAGTTAGGACTTGAAAAAGATATTACAAAATTACATTTAGATGATATAAAAGAATGGAAAAGTTATCCCTTTGGAAATCGGTTAAATGAAGCAGTTCCGCTGTTCCCAAGAATTGAATTGGAAGAGGAACCTAAAAAAGAATACAATGAGGACTTGAAAATTGAAAATCCAATTACAATAGATGATTTTAATAAAATTGAAATAAAAGTTGTTCAAATTGAAAAAGTAGAGAAAATTGAAAATGCGGATAAATTGTTAAAATTTATTGTAAATACTGGAAAAGAGAAGAGACAGATTATTTCAGGAATTGCAAAATGGTATCCAAATGAACAAGAACTAGTTGGGAAAAAAGTACAGGCTATACTGAATTTAAAACCGGTAGAATTAAAAGGAGAATTATCACAAGGAATGCTACTGACAGCAACTGAAAAGAAAAAAACGAAACTTATAATTATTGACGATGAAATAAAAATTGGAACTACTGTGAAATAG
- a CDS encoding lysophospholipid acyltransferase family protein: protein MNKYKFLGSILHVVYRILSFMTRKEYFYADSVKINEPNIIVFWHRKIFTVCNATRIIDKKASIVSASKDGEILAELLRREGNELIRGSSNRDNIKSLKEAMKYAKKDYTLGIAIDGPSGPIFEPKAGAIFIAQKTGMPIVPVSSYCSKKWIFKNMWDKLEIPVPFSKCVHYVAEPFYLTKEITLEESIKLVKEKIHQAGNKAFEIYSEKYNKNKNVEFNEESFK, encoded by the coding sequence ATGAATAAATATAAATTTTTAGGTTCTATTCTTCATGTTGTATACAGGATATTAAGTTTTATGACTAGAAAAGAATATTTTTATGCAGATAGCGTTAAAATAAACGAACCTAACATCATTGTTTTTTGGCACAGAAAAATTTTTACAGTATGTAATGCTACACGAATTATTGATAAAAAGGCTTCCATCGTAAGTGCCTCAAAGGATGGAGAAATCTTAGCAGAATTACTTAGAAGAGAAGGGAATGAATTAATACGAGGTTCGTCGAATAGAGACAATATAAAAAGTTTAAAGGAAGCTATGAAATATGCCAAGAAAGACTATACTCTTGGAATTGCGATTGATGGTCCGAGTGGTCCTATTTTTGAGCCAAAAGCGGGTGCAATTTTTATAGCACAAAAAACAGGAATGCCGATTGTTCCAGTCAGTTCTTACTGCAGTAAAAAATGGATTTTTAAAAATATGTGGGACAAACTTGAAATACCTGTTCCATTTTCTAAATGTGTTCATTATGTTGCAGAGCCATTTTACTTAACAAAGGAAATAACTTTAGAAGAGTCGATAAAATTAGTAAAAGAAAAAATACATCAGGCTGGAAATAAGGCATTTGAAATTTACAGTGAAAAATATAACAAAAATAAGAATGTTGAATTTAATGAAGAAAGTTTTAAATAA
- a CDS encoding TetR/AcrR family transcriptional regulator, with the protein MPRLKFTKEVIIEAGYELMKKEGFQNVSVRKIASYLKCSTAPIYFNFNTVDELKEEIIDMCKEKLKKYLYGNYAERKILSGAIGFVIFAREEKELFRTIFLDTTERFEKLYEVTLREFLTKENLLESFPALEEEEAKNVINKIWYFLFGYATMLCTRLDENYRKNETNEVIENKISDIVKHFKMQI; encoded by the coding sequence ATGCCTAGACTTAAGTTTACGAAAGAAGTGATAATTGAGGCTGGATATGAGTTAATGAAAAAAGAAGGCTTCCAAAATGTAAGTGTCAGAAAAATAGCAAGTTATCTGAAGTGTTCTACGGCGCCTATTTACTTTAACTTTAATACAGTAGATGAATTAAAAGAAGAAATTATAGACATGTGTAAGGAAAAATTAAAAAAATACTTATATGGAAATTATGCTGAAAGAAAAATATTGAGTGGAGCAATTGGTTTTGTGATATTCGCTAGAGAAGAAAAGGAATTATTTAGGACAATTTTTCTTGATACAACAGAAAGATTTGAAAAACTTTACGAAGTAACGCTTCGAGAGTTCTTGACAAAAGAAAATCTGCTGGAAAGTTTTCCTGCTTTAGAGGAAGAAGAGGCTAAAAATGTCATAAATAAAATATGGTATTTTCTATTTGGTTATGCAACTATGCTTTGTACAAGACTTGATGAAAATTATAGAAAAAATGAGACTAATGAAGTTATAGAAAATAAGATTTCCGATATAGTGAAACATTTTAAAATGCAAATATAA
- a CDS encoding dihydrofolate reductase, whose amino-acid sequence MYSIVVAVGKNNEIGKNNQLLWRIPEDLKKFKEITTGKTVVMGRHTYESIGKPLPNRKNIVFSKSFFNLTEEKDIYETKTTKLKICNDFYKFVKQYENVEEEIFIIGGEQIYKKSLELEIVSKIYMSYIDFSDTAADAYFPKIDLDKWITLTEENHDGWKFCIYEKING is encoded by the coding sequence ATGTATAGCATAGTAGTTGCTGTTGGGAAAAATAATGAAATTGGAAAAAATAATCAGCTTTTGTGGCGTATTCCTGAAGATTTGAAAAAATTCAAAGAAATTACAACAGGAAAAACAGTTGTAATGGGAAGACATACTTATGAGAGTATAGGTAAGCCGTTGCCTAATAGAAAAAATATTGTATTTTCAAAATCATTTTTTAATCTAACTGAAGAAAAAGATATATATGAAACAAAAACTACAAAACTAAAAATATGTAATGATTTTTATAAGTTTGTTAAACAATATGAAAATGTAGAGGAAGAAATTTTTATTATTGGAGGAGAGCAAATTTATAAAAAATCATTAGAATTAGAAATTGTTAGTAAAATTTATATGAGTTATATTGATTTTTCCGATACAGCTGCAGATGCTTATTTTCCAAAGATAGATTTGGATAAATGGATAACTTTGACTGAGGAAAATCACGATGGATGGAAATTTTGTATTTATGAAAAAATTAATGGATAA
- the thyA gene encoding thymidylate synthase, with translation MKQYLDMVKYVLDNGIKKENRTGVDTISTFAYSYKVDLSKGYPLLTTKKMYFNSMLHELFWYLSGEEHIKNLRKKTKIWDAWADEEGRLETAYGRFWRRYPVPEISLDGEVFADENNPWVTREKNGQLVFDQIQYIVDTLKEMKTNPNHKNGRRMIVLAWNPGNATISKLPPCHYTFAFNVLGNKLNCHLTQRSGDIALGIPFNLACYSLLTMMIAKECGYEVGEFAHTIIDAHIYENHIEGLKEQLTREPLKLARINIADKPFNELTFEDITLEDYESHPVIKFEVAV, from the coding sequence ATGAAACAATATCTGGATATGGTTAAGTATGTACTTGATAATGGGATAAAAAAAGAAAATAGGACAGGAGTTGATACAATTTCTACTTTTGCTTATTCATATAAAGTAGATTTGAGCAAAGGTTATCCCCTTTTGACAACAAAAAAAATGTATTTTAACTCAATGTTGCACGAACTTTTCTGGTATTTATCAGGAGAAGAGCATATTAAAAACTTGCGAAAAAAGACAAAAATATGGGATGCCTGGGCAGATGAGGAAGGAAGGCTAGAAACGGCTTATGGAAGATTCTGGAGAAGATATCCAGTACCTGAAATTTCATTAGATGGAGAAGTTTTTGCCGATGAGAATAATCCTTGGGTGACTAGAGAAAAAAATGGGCAGCTTGTATTTGACCAGATTCAGTATATTGTTGACACTCTGAAGGAAATGAAAACAAATCCTAATCATAAAAATGGAAGAAGAATGATAGTTTTAGCTTGGAATCCAGGAAATGCAACAATTAGTAAATTGCCACCGTGTCATTATACTTTTGCGTTTAATGTTCTTGGAAATAAACTTAACTGCCATTTAACTCAAAGAAGTGGGGATATTGCACTTGGGATACCGTTTAATCTAGCTTGTTACTCATTGCTTACAATGATGATTGCAAAAGAATGTGGTTATGAAGTTGGAGAATTTGCTCACACAATAATTGATGCTCACATTTATGAAAATCATATTGAAGGGCTAAAGGAACAACTGACAAGAGAGCCGTTAAAACTTGCTAGAATAAATATAGCAGACAAGCCATTTAATGAATTGACATTCGAGGATATTACGTTAGAAGATTATGAAAGCCATCCTGTAATTAAATTTGAAGTTGCGGTTTAA
- a CDS encoding tRNA (cytidine(34)-2'-O)-methyltransferase: protein MNIVLLNPEIHVNTGNIGRTCVLTNTKLHLIKPLGFELDDKKIKRAGLDYWKDVQLFVWENWEHFWQENIENSNAKIYFATTKTKQRYTDVKFNDSDYIMFGPESRGIPEEILNKYKESNITIPMLPLGRSLNLSNAVAIVLFEALRQNNFEY from the coding sequence ATGAACATAGTTCTATTAAATCCAGAAATTCACGTAAATACAGGAAATATAGGAAGAACTTGTGTCTTAACAAACACAAAATTACATTTAATAAAACCTCTCGGTTTTGAACTGGATGATAAGAAAATAAAACGTGCGGGACTAGACTACTGGAAAGATGTACAGCTTTTCGTGTGGGAAAATTGGGAACACTTCTGGCAGGAAAACATCGAAAACAGCAATGCAAAAATCTATTTTGCAACAACAAAAACAAAACAGAGATATACAGATGTGAAATTTAATGACAGCGATTATATAATGTTTGGGCCTGAATCACGTGGGATACCTGAAGAAATATTAAATAAATACAAGGAAAGCAACATCACGATTCCAATGCTTCCCCTTGGGCGTTCACTGAATTTGTCCAATGCTGTCGCGATTGTGCTGTTTGAAGCTTTGAGACAGAATAATTTTGAATATTAA
- the ruvC gene encoding crossover junction endodeoxyribonuclease RuvC, with amino-acid sequence MRILGIDPGTAIVGYAVVDYENGKYVPLDYGCIFTDKDEDMPVRLEKIYDGLENIIKLWKPTDMAIEDLFFFKNQKTVIKVGQARGVITLVGQKNKLNLYSYTPLQVKMGIASYGRAEKKQIQEMVKLILKLEEIPKPDDAADALAIAITHINSKIGFGGFDRGDNITKKLNKITSNRIKLEDYKKLMK; translated from the coding sequence ATGAGGATTTTAGGGATAGATCCTGGTACAGCAATAGTAGGATACGCCGTTGTAGATTATGAAAATGGTAAATATGTGCCACTTGATTATGGCTGTATTTTTACGGATAAAGATGAGGATATGCCAGTAAGGCTGGAAAAAATTTATGATGGACTGGAAAATATTATAAAGCTTTGGAAGCCAACAGATATGGCAATTGAAGACTTATTTTTCTTTAAAAATCAGAAGACGGTAATAAAAGTTGGACAGGCTCGTGGAGTCATAACTTTAGTAGGGCAGAAAAATAAATTGAATTTATACAGTTACACTCCGCTTCAAGTAAAAATGGGAATTGCAAGTTATGGTAGAGCTGAAAAAAAGCAAATTCAGGAAATGGTAAAATTAATATTAAAATTAGAAGAAATCCCAAAACCTGATGATGCTGCGGATGCACTTGCTATAGCAATTACTCACATTAATTCCAAAATAGGATTTGGTGGTTTTGATAGAGGAGATAACATTACCAAAAAATTAAATAAAATTACTTCTAATCGAATAAAACTGGAAGATTATAAAAAATTGATGAAATAA
- the truB gene encoding tRNA pseudouridine(55) synthase TruB, producing MEKNFTKDGLILLNKSKGISSFGAINHLKRVIKAKKVGHAGTLDPMAEGLMIVMINDATKFSDSLMKKDKEYYVEMELGYKTDTYDSEGTVVEKYDSEINISDSEIIQAVNSFKGKIKQVPPMYSAIKIDGKKLYDLARKGIEVERAERNVEISEIREIKIVRPEKNSENAQNIKISFYTKVSSGTYIRSLVYDIGEKLGVFATMTRLVRTKIDKYVIEDAISLEKVEAEIGKLKELFEEKKENESFWAVRKDIDIRTEKIREIVCFVDIEYVLDYFGINVSNEKYGKLKNGMTVIDTFKKFENISKEISKGVNVRENQKFKVYVRNKNTNVREFKGIVKIVNIRGDKIYLKRDKYFL from the coding sequence ATGGAGAAGAATTTTACAAAGGATGGACTGATACTTTTAAATAAAAGCAAAGGGATAAGTTCGTTTGGGGCGATAAATCATCTGAAAAGAGTGATAAAGGCCAAAAAAGTTGGACATGCTGGAACCCTTGACCCAATGGCCGAGGGACTTATGATTGTTATGATTAATGATGCCACAAAATTTTCTGACAGTTTGATGAAAAAAGATAAGGAATATTATGTGGAAATGGAACTTGGCTATAAGACAGATACTTATGATTCAGAAGGGACAGTTGTTGAAAAATATGATTCTGAAATTAATATAAGTGATTCTGAAATAATACAGGCTGTAAATAGTTTTAAAGGTAAAATAAAACAAGTCCCGCCAATGTATTCCGCAATAAAAATTGACGGTAAGAAACTTTATGATTTGGCAAGAAAAGGGATTGAAGTGGAAAGAGCCGAAAGGAATGTAGAAATATCAGAAATTAGAGAAATAAAGATAGTGCGTCCAGAGAAAAATTCAGAAAATGCTCAAAATATTAAAATTTCATTTTACACAAAAGTCAGTAGTGGAACTTATATCCGTTCATTAGTTTACGATATTGGAGAGAAATTAGGAGTTTTTGCCACAATGACAAGACTTGTGAGAACTAAAATTGATAAATATGTTATTGAAGATGCAATTTCATTAGAAAAAGTTGAAGCTGAAATTGGAAAATTGAAGGAACTTTTTGAAGAAAAGAAAGAAAATGAGTCTTTTTGGGCTGTAAGAAAAGATATTGATATAAGAACGGAAAAAATTAGGGAGATAGTCTGCTTTGTGGACATAGAATATGTACTTGATTACTTTGGAATAAATGTTTCCAATGAGAAGTATGGAAAACTGAAAAATGGAATGACCGTAATTGATACGTTTAAAAAATTTGAAAATATAAGCAAGGAAATCAGTAAAGGAGTAAATGTAAGAGAAAATCAGAAATTTAAAGTATATGTGAGAAATAAGAACACAAATGTAAGAGAATTTAAAGGGATTGTGAAAATTGTAAATATTAGGGGAGATAAAATCTATTTGAAAAGAGATAAATATTTTTTGTAA
- the cls gene encoding cardiolipin synthase: MLHGLAIIISSWIIPFERLHYLIIIVLTVSVLLSDKSPNAMLAWIFTIFTFPLGGAVLYLLFGINWRRNKIISKKMKGEEKKLYSRIFNFMQRDVSDIFRSQDFFYYNRLENVDGNTAKMTEAEIKATIRNQIDTMIKNINLGSQQSELVKMLYKAEGTFLTNNDSYKLFFHGKEAFDSIIFDIENAKSTIYMEYFIWRADELGERIKNALLKKAKEGVKIKLLFDGVGTWKLPRKYKKELRNAGIEIRWFLDVKFFISKMNYRNHRKIVLIDNNIVHTGGMNVGQEYIDGGKRFDSWRDTNIRITGEIIGQYLAIFVTDWLNSGGKDDFIEDIKKEAVHELEEQKPIDKQEKLEYLMQVSSSGPDTEWTTLKYLYSKMIATAKEEVLIQSPYFVPDYDLISQLKMAALSGVKIKIMVTGVPDKKMPYWIAETYFGELIEAGVEIFRYQAGFLHSKNVIVDEKISTMGTCNFDMRSFEINYEVNSVFYNQEISRDLKGQFIEDLEVCERFDEIRLKKVTFLKRLRNSVFKLISPIM; this comes from the coding sequence ATGCTGCATGGACTGGCTATAATTATTTCAAGTTGGATAATTCCATTTGAAAGGCTGCATTATCTGATAATTATTGTTTTGACAGTATCAGTACTGTTGTCGGATAAATCGCCGAATGCGATGCTTGCCTGGATTTTTACGATTTTTACGTTTCCGCTTGGTGGAGCGGTTTTGTATCTTTTATTTGGGATTAACTGGAGAAGGAATAAGATAATTTCTAAGAAGATGAAGGGGGAAGAAAAAAAGCTGTATTCAAGGATTTTTAATTTTATGCAGCGGGACGTGTCGGATATTTTTAGATCACAGGACTTTTTTTATTATAATCGTCTTGAAAATGTCGATGGAAACACAGCTAAAATGACTGAAGCAGAAATAAAAGCTACAATACGGAATCAGATTGATACAATGATAAAAAATATTAATTTAGGCAGTCAGCAAAGTGAACTTGTAAAAATGCTGTACAAGGCTGAAGGGACCTTTTTGACCAATAATGATTCGTATAAATTATTTTTTCATGGAAAAGAGGCATTTGATTCGATTATTTTTGATATAGAAAATGCGAAAAGCACGATTTATATGGAATATTTTATTTGGAGAGCCGATGAGCTTGGGGAAAGAATAAAAAATGCACTTTTGAAAAAGGCTAAGGAAGGAGTTAAAATAAAACTTCTTTTTGACGGAGTGGGAACTTGGAAATTGCCTAGAAAATATAAAAAGGAACTTAGAAACGCTGGAATTGAGATAAGATGGTTTTTGGATGTGAAATTTTTTATTTCCAAGATGAATTATAGGAATCATAGAAAAATAGTGTTAATCGATAATAATATAGTGCATACTGGCGGCATGAATGTAGGGCAGGAATATATAGATGGCGGAAAGAGGTTTGACAGCTGGAGGGATACGAATATTCGGATTACAGGAGAAATAATTGGGCAGTATCTGGCAATTTTTGTTACAGATTGGCTAAACAGCGGTGGGAAAGACGATTTTATTGAAGATATAAAAAAAGAGGCAGTTCACGAACTGGAAGAGCAAAAGCCAATAGATAAACAAGAAAAACTGGAATATCTGATGCAGGTTTCCTCAAGCGGGCCTGACACTGAATGGACGACTTTGAAATATCTGTATTCTAAAATGATTGCAACGGCAAAAGAAGAAGTGCTTATTCAAAGTCCATATTTTGTACCTGATTATGATTTGATTTCACAACTGAAAATGGCGGCTCTTTCTGGAGTCAAAATAAAGATAATGGTTACAGGAGTGCCGGATAAGAAAATGCCTTACTGGATAGCAGAAACTTATTTTGGTGAACTAATAGAAGCTGGAGTTGAAATTTTTCGTTATCAGGCGGGATTTTTGCATAGCAAGAATGTGATAGTGGATGAAAAAATATCCACAATGGGAACATGCAACTTTGATATGCGGAGCTTTGAAATAAATTATGAAGTAAACTCGGTATTTTATAATCAAGAAATTAGCAGAGATTTAAAGGGACAGTTCATAGAAGATTTGGAAGTGTGTGAAAGGTTTGACGAGATAAGGCTGAAAAAGGTTACTTTTTTAAAACGTCTAAGAAATTCTGTGTTTAAACTGATTTCACCGATAATGTAA
- a CDS encoding IS30 family transposase translates to MSHKYFTINERNKLEVLLKENYKISKIAKILNRHRTTIYREIKRINGEYSSENAQENANTKSANKGRNSKITPELKNLIEDRLCKTWSPEQIAGRELKGRLLFKTIYNWLYSNFLDVSLNVLRRKGRKVKTKEMRGKFNIGKTIGDRPEEVKKKEVFGHWELESVVSSRGESKACFATFVELKTRFYVAIKMKNRSKNSVLEAIKRLTASIPQGAFKTFTSDRGKEFSCWEEVEKLGIEFYFADPYCSWERGCNENSNGLLREFYPKKTDISKIDTEDLIRTLMLINSRPRKCLNYATPFEKFLHEISFKKNLVKCRN, encoded by the coding sequence ATGAGCCATAAATATTTTACCATAAATGAAAGAAATAAACTAGAGGTTCTGCTAAAGGAAAATTACAAAATTTCTAAAATTGCCAAAATCCTTAACAGGCACAGGACTACCATTTATCGTGAAATAAAAAGAATTAATGGCGAATACTCTTCTGAAAATGCTCAAGAAAATGCCAATACAAAATCTGCTAATAAAGGAAGAAACTCAAAAATTACTCCTGAATTGAAAAATCTGATAGAGGACAGACTCTGTAAAACCTGGTCTCCTGAACAAATTGCTGGCAGGGAACTAAAGGGGAGACTGTTATTTAAAACTATCTATAACTGGCTGTACAGTAATTTTCTAGATGTTTCCCTGAATGTCTTGAGAAGAAAGGGAAGGAAAGTGAAAACTAAGGAGATGAGAGGAAAATTCAATATTGGGAAGACAATTGGCGATAGACCTGAAGAAGTCAAGAAAAAAGAAGTTTTTGGGCATTGGGAGCTAGAATCGGTAGTTTCATCAAGAGGGGAAAGCAAAGCCTGCTTTGCAACATTTGTGGAATTGAAGACAAGGTTTTATGTGGCAATAAAGATGAAAAATAGAAGTAAAAATTCAGTGTTAGAAGCAATAAAACGGCTGACAGCCAGTATTCCACAAGGAGCATTCAAGACTTTCACATCAGACAGGGGGAAGGAATTTTCATGCTGGGAAGAAGTGGAGAAGCTGGGAATAGAATTCTATTTTGCAGATCCTTACTGCTCATGGGAGAGAGGATGCAACGAAAACAGCAACGGTCTTCTAAGAGAATTTTACCCAAAGAAGACCGACATATCAAAAATAGATACAGAAGACTTGATAAGAACTTTAATGCTGATAAATTCGAGACCAAGAAAATGTTTAAACTATGCAACGCCATTTGAAAAATTTTTACACGAAATTAGTTTTAAAAAAAATTTGGTAAAATGTCGCAATTAA